The Psychroflexus sp. ALD_RP9 region TAATAAGGAAGAAAAGTAAGGCTAATAGGTTTTTCATATAATTAAAGAAGCTTCATTTTTAAGTCAATAAATGAAGCTTCAAATTTATGAGAATTTTGTTAGTATTAGATGTATAAAACTTTTTTAACAGCTTTAATAACATCTTCGTGATTAGGCAACCATTCTTTCAACAATACTGGAGAATAAGGTGCTGGTGTATCGGCTGTGTTTATTTTAACAATCGGGGCATCTAAATAATCAAAGGCATCATTTTGAACCTTGTATGTGATTTCAGTTGAGACATTACCAAATGGCCAAGCTTCTTCAAGAACAACTAAACGGTTAGTCTTCTTCACTGATTTAATAATCGATTCGTAATCTAAAGGCCTAACGGTTCTTAAGTCAATAATTTCACAAGAAATACCATCCTTTTCTAATTCATCAGCGGCTTTGTATGCTTCTTTAATGATTTTCCCGAAAGAAACAATAGTAACGTCTTCACCTTGTCGCTTGATATCAGCCACACCTAACGGAATTGTATATTCATCTTCAGGAACTTCTCCCTTATCGCCATACATTTGTTCACTTTCCATAAAAATAACTGGATCATCATCACGTATAGCAGACTTCAGCAAACCTTTAGCGTCATAAGGATTAGAAGGGATCACGACCTTTAAGCCAGGCGTGTTTGCATACCAATTTTCGAATGCTTGAGAATGTGTTGCACCTAATTGACCAGCAGAAGCCGTTGGACCTCGAAAAACAATTGGGATGTTAAATTGACCACCAGACATTTGACGCATTTTAGCGGCATTATTAATAATTTGATCGATACCAACTAGAGAGAAATTGAAAGTCATAAATTCAATTATAGGCCTATTACCATTCATTGCCGATCCTATGCCAATACCAGCAAAGCCTAGTTCTGAGATTGGTGTATCAATCACCCTTTCAGGACCAAACTCATCAAGCATCCCTTTAGAAGCTTTATAAGCACCATTATATTCTGCAACCTCTTCACCCATCAAATAAATAGACTCATCTGCTCTCATTTCCTCGCTCATAGCTTCAGCAATGGCTTCTCTAAATTGAATTGTTTTCATTTTATATAATCTGTTTGTCTTTTGATTTCTTTGAAGCACAAAAATACTAATTCAATTCACTTTACACTACTAGATTTTTAGAAAAATTTATTATGCATGCATAGGAAATTTAGACTAAAAAATTTATATTCGCAATGTAAAACGTATAAACCCTACTTAAATGAAAATATTAGTTTGTATAAGTCATGTTCCTGATACAACTTCAAAAATTAATTTCACGGAAAATGACACTAAATTTGATACAAATGGCGTTCAATTTGTGATTAATCCAAATGATGAATTTGGCTTAACACGTGCGATGTGGTTTAAAGAAAAACAAGGCGCAACAGTTGATGTTGTTACTGTCGGTGATAAATCGACCGAACCTACAATTCGCAAAGCATTAGCCATTGGAGCAGACTCTGCAATTCGAGTAGATGCAGAACCAGTAGACGGCTTTCAGGTTGCAAAAGAATTAGCTAAAGTTGCCGAAGATGGTGATTACGATTTAATTATAGCAGGTCGTGAATCTATTGATTATAATGGTGGCATGGTACCTGGCATGTTAGCTAAACTAATAGGTGCTAATTTTATAAATACATGCGTAAGCCTTGAAATTGAAGGCGAAAAAGCAACTGCAGTTAGAGAAATTGATGGCGGAAAAGAAACTCTAACCGCTCATTTACCTCTTGTTATTGGAGGCCAAAAAGGTTTAGTTGAAGAAAGTGACCTTAAAATACCTAATATGAGAGGCATCATGATGGCAAGAAAAAAACCACTTAAGGTTGTTGAACCAGTTGCCGAAACCCCTTTAACGAAAGCTGAAAAATTTGAGAAACCAGCACCAAAAGGTGAAGTAAAACTAGTTGATGCTGATAATATTGATGAGCTCATAGACTTATTACATAACGAAGCTAAAGCAATTTAAATAAAAAATTATGTCTGTACTTGTATATACTGAATCTGAAAACGGAAAACTAAAAAAAGCTGCGCTTGAAGTAGCTTCTTACGCTAAAGCTGTTGCTGATGCCATTGGTGGTAATGTTACAGCTGTTAGCATTAATAGTGACAATAATGACGACTTGGCAAATTATGGCGTTCATAAAAGCTTAGAAGTTAGTGATGAAAAACTTCAAAAATTTAATGCCGATGCCTATGCTGAAGTTATTACTCAAGCTGCAAAAAAAGTTGACGCAAAAGTAGTTGTGATTAGTCAAAGTGCTAATGCTAAATATTTAGCACCTTTACTTTCTGTTAATTTAAGTGCTGCTTACGCCTCAAACGTTGTAGATGTTCCAAAAACCGACAACGAATTTACAGTAGAACGCACAGCTTTTACTAACAAAGCCTTTAACCATACAAGCCTTTCTACTGATATTAAAATCTTAGGTCTTTCAAATAACGCTTTTGGCTTGAAAGAAAATAAAGTTGAAATGTCTAAAGAAGACTTTTCAGCTGAATTAAATGATGACCATTTTAAGATTAATGTAGAATCAGTTGATAAAAACACTGACAAAGTAAGCATCGCCGATGCTGAAGTTGTGGTCTCTGGCGGTCGTGGATTAAAAGATCCTAAAAACTGGGGAATGATTGAAGACTTAGCCGATGTACTTGGTGCCGCAACAGCATGCTCTAAACCAGTCAGTGACATGGGTTGGCGACCACACTCTGAACACGTGGGACAAACAGGAAAACCTGTAGCTTCTAATTTATATATTGCAATAGGAATTTCTGGAGCAATACAACATTTAGCAGGAATTAGCGCTTCAAAAACAAAAGTTGTTATTAACACCGATGACGAAGCACCATTTTTTAAAGCAGCTGATTATGGTATAGTTGGAGATGCTTTCGAAGTTGTTCCTAAACTGATTGAAAAACTAAAAGATTTCAAAGCAAATAACGCATAATTTTTATAAATTGTGCCCCTTTAAAGGGCAATCTAAATAAAGCCTTTTATTTAGATTGCCCTTTTTTAATTTAGTAAATACAACATATTTATGAGTTTGGTAAAACTTAATATCAAAGGTATTTCTTACAGTCAAACACAAACTGGAGCTTACGCCTTACTGTTGAGTGAAGAAGATGGTAAACGCCAACTACCTATTGTAATTGGCGCTTTCGAGGCACAATCTATTGCTATTGCACTTGAAAAAGATATTAAACCACCAAGACCATTAACCCACGATTTATTTAAAACCTTTGCTTCAAGATTTGATATTACCATCAATAAAATTATTATTCATAAACTAATCGACGGCATTTTCTACTCAAGCTTAATTTGTGAAAAAGATGGCAACGAAGACGTAATTGATGCTAGAACAAGTGACGCTATTGCTTTAGCACTACGTTTTCAAGCACCTATTTTTACCTACCCAAACATACTTGATAAAGCAGGCATAGAACTAAACCAAAAAGAGTCTGACAGAAATACACCAACAACACCTACCGAAGAAGTTAAGCAAAGTGAATATGCACACATGACCATCAACCAACTTAATGAGCTCTTAGAGAAAGCTGTAAATGATGAAAACTACGAAAAAGCAGCCAGACTTAGAGACGAAATTTCTAAACGAAGTTAACAGCTTATGAAAATTAAATTACTTAGCCTTTTATTGCTTTGCTGCAGCATTTTGAATGCCCAAGAAATTAGTGGCATATGGGTAAACGAATCACAAGACAATCAACAAAAAATACAGCTAGACTTTGAGCAGTCTAAACTCTTAGTTCTTAAAAAGACAGATACACTGCTATATTCAGACATCACATTTAATCAAAATGAGTTGAAATTACTTCGGCCTAATGAAGCGTTTCCTGCAGAAGTTTTTAATATGAAAGTTGATTCTAAATCACTTCAACTCCATCATAAAGACACTAACTTAAATTTGGTTCCAATTGAAATGTCTAATCTTAATATTTCTACCAAGGAACCTCTAAAAGCAAGTCAAAAACCATCAACAAAAGACAAATTAGAGCAAAATGTTAAAACAATGGTACCGCACCAAGGTTTTACAGTTAATGGACTATGGCGTGGATTTTTAGGCATGATTACCATTTTATTAATCGCTTTTTTATTTTCAAGCAATCGAAAGGCCATCAATTGGAAAACAGTTGGTGTTGGACTAACTGCACAGCTAATCCTTGCCATTGGAGTTTTAAAAGTTAAATTCGTTCAAGCCGCTTTCGATTTCGTGGGTAAGATATTTGTTAAAATATTAGAATTTACAGCTGCTGGAAGTGAGTTTCTGCTAGGCGGATTAATGGATGTTGAAAGCTACGGTTACATTTTTTTATTCCAAGTTTTACCAACTATTATTTTCTTTTCAGCCTTAACTTCTCTTTTATTTTATTTGGGTATTATTCAAATCGTTGTGAAAGGACTCGCAAAAGTTCTTACCAAATTACTAGGCATTTCTGGTGCCGAAAGTTTAAGTGTTGCTGGAAATATTTTTTTAGGACAAACCGAATCGCCTTTAATGATTAAAGCCTACCTAGAACGTATGACGCGTTCTGAAATACTATTAGTCATGATTGGTGGAATGGCCACTGTTGCTGGTGGTGTTTTAGCCGCTTACATTGGCTTTTTAGGCGGTGATGATGAAGTTGCTAGACTTGAATTTGCCAAACATTTGTTAGCTGCTTCAGTTATGGCTGCGCCAGGTGCAATTGTTATATCGAAAATACTTTACCCACAACAGGATAAAATTAATTCTAAGGTTGAAGTCTCTCTAGATAAAATTGGTTCGAATGTTTTAGATGCAATTGCAAATGGAACAACTGAAGGTTTAAAGCTAGCGGCTAATGTTGGTGCCATGCTTTTAGTGTTTGTTGCTCTAATTGCGATGATTAATTACGGTTTAAATTTTATTGGAGATTTAACCACATTTAACCAAGTCATCGCTGAACACACACCGTATGATAATTTTTCTTTAGAAGCCGTTTTAGGAACTGTATTTGCGCCTCTGATGTGGCTTATTGGTGTAGCCAAAGATGATGTTATGCTGATGGGGCAACTATTAGGAATTAAATTAGCTGCAAGCGAGTTTGTAGGCTATATTCAATTAGCTGAATTAAAAGATGCTTCAAATATACTTAGCCTTAATTATCAAAAATCAGTAATTATGGCTACTTACATGTTATGTGGTTTTGCTAATTTTGCGTCTATTGGCATTCAAATTGGCGGCATAGGCTCTTTAGCACCAGGACAACGCAAAACCTTATCTGAATTTGGATTTAAAGCACTCATTGGTGGTACATTAGCTTCATTAATGTCAGCTACCATCGCAGGTATGATTATTGGATAATATGTATTATTTTAAACCAACAAAAATCTCATGCAACAATACCACGATTTAATACAACATGTGCTTGACAATGGCATCGATAAAGGCGACCGCACCGGCACTGGTACGCGCAGTGTTTTTGGCTATCAAATGCGCTTTAATTTAGCTGAAGGTTTTCCTTTAGTAACCACAAAGAAAATTCATGTTAAATCGGTAATTCACGAATTGTTATGGTTCTTAAAAGGTGATACCAACACCAAATATTTACAGGAAAACGGCGTACGCATTTGGAATGAATGGGCCAATGAAAAAGGCGATTTAGGACCTGTTTATGGTCACCAATGGCGCAACTGGAACAGCGAAGAGATCGACCAAATTAAAGAACTCATCAAGACCTTAAAAACTAATCCTAACAGCCGTAGAATGTTAGTTTCAGCCTGGAACCCAAGCGTTTTACCTGATACTAGCCAATCCTTCGCAGACAATGTCGCACAAGGTAAAGCAGCGCTTCCACCTTGCCATGCCTTTTTTCAATTTTATGTAGCTAACCATAAACTATCTTGCCAGTTATATCAACGCAGTGCCGATATATTTTTAGGTGTACCCTTCAACATTGCATCATACGCTTTATTAACCATGATGATTGCTCAGGTATGTGGCTTCGAGTATGGCGATTTTATCCACACTTTCGGCGATGCCCATATCTATAATAATCATTTTGATCAAGTTAAACTTCAGCTATCACGCGAACCGAAACCTTTGCCGAACATGGAGTTAAATCCTGATGTTAATTCAATTTTTGATTTTACTTTTAATGATTTTAAATTGAAAAATTACAATCCACACCCTTTAATAAAAGGTAAAGTCTCTGTATAAATGATGAAACTAATTTCAATTGCAGCCATTGCTGAAAATAATACCATTGGTAAAAATAACGACTTAGTTTGGCATCTCCCAGATGATTTTAAACGTTTCAAGTCGCTAACATCTGGACATTACATTATTTTAGGACGCAAAACTTTTGAGTCGTTTCCGAAACCATTACCGCATCGCACACATGTAATCATAACTCGTCAAGAGCACTATCAAGCACCTGGCCACTTAGTGGTAAGTGGCTTAAATGAAGCTATAGCTGCCATCCCAAAAAATGAAAATAAAGCTTTTGTAATTGGCGGTGGTGAAATTTATAAACAAGCGATGAGCCGTGTAGACCAACTTGAAATCACTCATGTACATACCACAGTTGAAGGTGATGCATTTTTCCCTGAAATCGATCAAAAACAATGGAAGGTCATTGAAGAAACTTACCATCCTAAAGATGAGCGACACCAATATGATTTTACTTATAAAACCTATGTAAGATCTGTATAAATGAAACAGCTAATTCAAAGTATATGCGAATTAGAAGGTTTAAGTGTACAAAACATACAAGTCTTGTCTGGCGGTGATATTAATCAATGCTTTAAATTAACAGGCCAACAATCTCCAAAAGTCATTAAGCTTAACAGCCTTCATCGGTTTCCAAAAATGCTTCGGTTAGAAGCTAAAAGCCTAAAAGAACTTTGTCTCACTAGCACGTTTAATATTCCTGAAGTAATAGCATGTGGTGACTATCTTCAATTTCAGTATTTAATTTTAGAGTATGTTGAACCCGGAACACCAAAAACTCAAGATTGGCCAAAGTTTGGTGAACAACTAGCCCAACTACATCAAACATCACAAACTAACTTTGGTTATACCACCACTAATTATATTGGCGAATTACCACAACCCAACGATACTGAAGTAACAGCAGCCGATTTTTACATACGCCAACGTCTTCAACCTCAACTAAAATTAGCACAACAAAAAGGTTACAGATTAGCCTCTGCCGAAACTTTTCTTACCGAAATCACTTCGCTGATTCCAAATCGGCCTGCGAGTTTAGTACATGGCGATTTATGGTCGGGAAATTATCTATTTCACTCTAAAAAAGGATTTTACTTAATCGATCCTTCCATAGCTTATAGTTTAGCTGAATTTGATCTTGCCATGATGCAATTATTTGGCGGATTTCCTGCTTCAGCTTTTGAGGCCTATCGAAATTCAGTTAACACATCTCAACTTCAACTGAAACACTTAGACTTATTCAAGTTATACTATTTGCTAGTTCATTTAAATCTATTTGGCCAAAGTTACTTTTCAGCCTGTCAAAACATCATCAACAAATACACCTAAAGCTATTAAAAATTGCAGTGTATTGCTAAACTAATTACATTTGTGCTTAAATTGGTGGTCAAAGCCACAAAAACATAATCTATGAACGCATATGTATTTCCGGGACAAGGCGCCCAATTTTCTGGTATGGGACTCGATTTATACGAAGCCTCACCAAAAGCACAAGAATTATTTGAAAAAGCTAATAAAATATTAGGATTCAATATTACAGACATCATGTTTGAAGGTTCTGCAAGAGACTTGAAACAAACCAAAGTAACTCAACCCGCTATATTTTTACACTCGGTTATTTTAAGCCAGGTCTTAGGAGATAAATTTCAACCAGACCTAGTAGCTGGTCACTCTCTAGGCGAATTTTCGGCTTTAGTTGCCAATGGCACTTTAGCCTTTGAAGATGGACTTAAACTAGTACATAAACGGGCATTAGCTATGCAAAAAGCCTGCGAAAATCAATCATCTACTATGGCGGCCGTTTTAGGTTTAGAAGACCAAATAGTTGAAGACGTGTGCCAGAACATAGATGGTGTTGTTGTACCAGCTAATTATAATTGCCCTGGACAACTAGTTATTTCTGGCGCTACAGCAGCAGTTGAAAAAGCTTGTGAAATTTTAAAAGAAAAAGGCGCTAAACGTGCTATGCTACTTCCTGTTGGTGGCGCTTTTCATTCACCTTTAATGGAACCAGCGCGCGAAGAATTAGCAAAAGCGATTGATGAAACTACTTTTCATCAACCAAAATGTGCAATTTACCAAAATGTAACCACCACAGCTGTTACAAATCCTGAAGAAATCAAGACAAATCTAATAGCACAACTCACAGCGCCAGTAAAATGGACGCAAACTATGCAACAAATGCTAGCTGATGGCATGACTACTTACACTGAGGTTGGACCAGGTAAAGTTTTACAAGGTTTACTAAAAAAAGTAGACCGCCGATTTCCAACTAATAGCGCAAGTTTACCTGAAAAAGAATAATTTTTTGGGTGTTCCGCCCTATAAAAATGGGCGTCGGGCTTTTATTTCAAGTCCGCAAACTTCGCCTTAAAAAGCAAATAAACCGCCAAATCGCTTCTAAAGTCGCGTTTGGTGGTTTGCTTTTTATAAGCCAAGTTTTTACAGGCTTTACATTACAATCCCTAACACAAAACAGTCTAAGAAATTTTAAAACATAATAGTTAGGTTTGATCATCAAAAATGAATAGCTTTTAAAATAGCAGCCTTAAGGGCTGCGTTATCATTAGCTACAATCCTATATTGCATAGGGCTATCTTTAAGTTGAAAACTTAAAGCAGAGCCAGGACGCGTGCTAAAAAACATGTGTCCACTAAAATCGTACTTCCAACCCAAACCATAATACCATGGTAATTTTACAATATTGAAACGATCAGGATTTATATTTTTAACGTCAAAAGTTTTCTTAAACAAGCCCTGACCAAATGCTACTTTTAAATACTGTTGACTCACCGAAATTTTGAGTTGATAAAAGTTTATGAGTATTAAAGCCATTATAACAATAGAAACAATAAAGCCCAATTTAGCCGATTCACTTGTTGTTGAGATAAATAAGGCTAAAATCAAAAAAAACAAAATGATAGAAAATGGTACAACTAACCACCAAACAATTTGTTTTTCTTGATAAATGTATTGCATCTTTAATTCATTAATATGCCAACAACTCTTCTAACTTAGCTTTTACTTTAGCAGTACTTGGAATCATAGTTTCTTCTAAGGTAGAATTTAATGGGATAGCTGGCATGTTTTCAGAACCGATAGTCATTACTGGCGCATCGATATACTGAAAACATTCTTCTTGAATTTTACCACTCAATGCTCTTGCAAATGTATTGTTTGAAGGTTCTTCAGTGACAACTAAACATTTTCCACATTTCTTTACAGATTTCATTATGGTTTGTTCATCAAGCGGATGCAAAGTTCTTAAATCTACTACTTCAATTTGATTTTGAAGGCCTAATTCAGCTGATGCATTCATAGCCCAATGAACGCCCATTCCATAAGTAATAACACTTATAGTTTCTTGGTCTTCCTGAGGCCAAATTTCTTGTAATACATTTGCTTTTCCAAAAGGTAACATGTAGTCTTTAGAAGGCTCTACACTTATAGCGCCTTTTGTACCTGGTACTTTGCTCCAGTATAAACCTTTGTGCTCAAAAATAACCACAGGATTAGGGTCATAATAAGCAGCTTTCATTAAACCTTTTAAATCGGCGCCATTGCTTGGGTATGCAATTTTTAATCCTCTAATGTTAGTTACAACACTTTCAACTGAAGAAGAGTGATAAGGTCCACCACTTCCATAAGCGCCAATTGGTACACGTAAAATCATAGAAACCGGCCATTTACCATTAGATAAATAACAACTTCGACTTACCTCTGTAAAAAGTTGATTAAGCCCTGGCCAAATGTAATCGGCAAATTGCACTTCGACAATTGGCTTTAAACCAACGGCAGACATACCAACGGTAGAACCAACTATGAAAGCTTCTTGAATTGGCGTATTGAAAACCCGATGATCTCCAAACTTCTGAGCTAAAGTAGCTGCTTCGCGAAAAACACCACCTAATCTTCCGCCAACATCTTGGCCGT contains the following coding sequences:
- a CDS encoding pyruvate dehydrogenase complex E1 component subunit beta, translating into MLQRNQKTNRLYKMKTIQFREAIAEAMSEEMRADESIYLMGEEVAEYNGAYKASKGMLDEFGPERVIDTPISELGFAGIGIGSAMNGNRPIIEFMTFNFSLVGIDQIINNAAKMRQMSGGQFNIPIVFRGPTASAGQLGATHSQAFENWYANTPGLKVVIPSNPYDAKGLLKSAIRDDDPVIFMESEQMYGDKGEVPEDEYTIPLGVADIKRQGEDVTIVSFGKIIKEAYKAADELEKDGISCEIIDLRTVRPLDYESIIKSVKKTNRLVVLEEAWPFGNVSTEITYKVQNDAFDYLDAPIVKINTADTPAPYSPVLLKEWLPNHEDVIKAVKKVLYI
- a CDS encoding electron transfer flavoprotein subunit beta/FixA family protein, whose amino-acid sequence is MKILVCISHVPDTTSKINFTENDTKFDTNGVQFVINPNDEFGLTRAMWFKEKQGATVDVVTVGDKSTEPTIRKALAIGADSAIRVDAEPVDGFQVAKELAKVAEDGDYDLIIAGRESIDYNGGMVPGMLAKLIGANFINTCVSLEIEGEKATAVREIDGGKETLTAHLPLVIGGQKGLVEESDLKIPNMRGIMMARKKPLKVVEPVAETPLTKAEKFEKPAPKGEVKLVDADNIDELIDLLHNEAKAI
- a CDS encoding thymidylate synthase codes for the protein MQQYHDLIQHVLDNGIDKGDRTGTGTRSVFGYQMRFNLAEGFPLVTTKKIHVKSVIHELLWFLKGDTNTKYLQENGVRIWNEWANEKGDLGPVYGHQWRNWNSEEIDQIKELIKTLKTNPNSRRMLVSAWNPSVLPDTSQSFADNVAQGKAALPPCHAFFQFYVANHKLSCQLYQRSADIFLGVPFNIASYALLTMMIAQVCGFEYGDFIHTFGDAHIYNNHFDQVKLQLSREPKPLPNMELNPDVNSIFDFTFNDFKLKNYNPHPLIKGKVSV
- a CDS encoding bifunctional nuclease family protein, giving the protein MSLVKLNIKGISYSQTQTGAYALLLSEEDGKRQLPIVIGAFEAQSIAIALEKDIKPPRPLTHDLFKTFASRFDITINKIIIHKLIDGIFYSSLICEKDGNEDVIDARTSDAIALALRFQAPIFTYPNILDKAGIELNQKESDRNTPTTPTEEVKQSEYAHMTINQLNELLEKAVNDENYEKAARLRDEISKRS
- the fabD gene encoding ACP S-malonyltransferase, producing MNAYVFPGQGAQFSGMGLDLYEASPKAQELFEKANKILGFNITDIMFEGSARDLKQTKVTQPAIFLHSVILSQVLGDKFQPDLVAGHSLGEFSALVANGTLAFEDGLKLVHKRALAMQKACENQSSTMAAVLGLEDQIVEDVCQNIDGVVVPANYNCPGQLVISGATAAVEKACEILKEKGAKRAMLLPVGGAFHSPLMEPAREELAKAIDETTFHQPKCAIYQNVTTTAVTNPEEIKTNLIAQLTAPVKWTQTMQQMLADGMTTYTEVGPGKVLQGLLKKVDRRFPTNSASLPEKE
- a CDS encoding dihydrofolate reductase, translating into MKLISIAAIAENNTIGKNNDLVWHLPDDFKRFKSLTSGHYIILGRKTFESFPKPLPHRTHVIITRQEHYQAPGHLVVSGLNEAIAAIPKNENKAFVIGGGEIYKQAMSRVDQLEITHVHTTVEGDAFFPEIDQKQWKVIEETYHPKDERHQYDFTYKTYVRSV
- a CDS encoding electron transfer flavoprotein subunit alpha/FixB family protein translates to MSVLVYTESENGKLKKAALEVASYAKAVADAIGGNVTAVSINSDNNDDLANYGVHKSLEVSDEKLQKFNADAYAEVITQAAKKVDAKVVVISQSANAKYLAPLLSVNLSAAYASNVVDVPKTDNEFTVERTAFTNKAFNHTSLSTDIKILGLSNNAFGLKENKVEMSKEDFSAELNDDHFKINVESVDKNTDKVSIADAEVVVSGGRGLKDPKNWGMIEDLADVLGAATACSKPVSDMGWRPHSEHVGQTGKPVASNLYIAIGISGAIQHLAGISASKTKVVINTDDEAPFFKAADYGIVGDAFEVVPKLIEKLKDFKANNA
- a CDS encoding NupC/NupG family nucleoside CNT transporter, translating into MKIKLLSLLLLCCSILNAQEISGIWVNESQDNQQKIQLDFEQSKLLVLKKTDTLLYSDITFNQNELKLLRPNEAFPAEVFNMKVDSKSLQLHHKDTNLNLVPIEMSNLNISTKEPLKASQKPSTKDKLEQNVKTMVPHQGFTVNGLWRGFLGMITILLIAFLFSSNRKAINWKTVGVGLTAQLILAIGVLKVKFVQAAFDFVGKIFVKILEFTAAGSEFLLGGLMDVESYGYIFLFQVLPTIIFFSALTSLLFYLGIIQIVVKGLAKVLTKLLGISGAESLSVAGNIFLGQTESPLMIKAYLERMTRSEILLVMIGGMATVAGGVLAAYIGFLGGDDEVARLEFAKHLLAASVMAAPGAIVISKILYPQQDKINSKVEVSLDKIGSNVLDAIANGTTEGLKLAANVGAMLLVFVALIAMINYGLNFIGDLTTFNQVIAEHTPYDNFSLEAVLGTVFAPLMWLIGVAKDDVMLMGQLLGIKLAASEFVGYIQLAELKDASNILSLNYQKSVIMATYMLCGFANFASIGIQIGGIGSLAPGQRKTLSEFGFKALIGGTLASLMSATIAGMIIG
- a CDS encoding fructosamine kinase family protein; the protein is MKQLIQSICELEGLSVQNIQVLSGGDINQCFKLTGQQSPKVIKLNSLHRFPKMLRLEAKSLKELCLTSTFNIPEVIACGDYLQFQYLILEYVEPGTPKTQDWPKFGEQLAQLHQTSQTNFGYTTTNYIGELPQPNDTEVTAADFYIRQRLQPQLKLAQQKGYRLASAETFLTEITSLIPNRPASLVHGDLWSGNYLFHSKKGFYLIDPSIAYSLAEFDLAMMQLFGGFPASAFEAYRNSVNTSQLQLKHLDLFKLYYLLVHLNLFGQSYFSACQNIINKYT